The Pseudalkalibacillus hwajinpoensis DNA window AATATCTAATCTTGCTATTCCTCAGGGAGAGAGGTATGATTCTTAGGAAGAGCAGTATGATTTTTTGTCTTGATACGACATTTATGTTATACTAGTTAAGTTGAAAAAATTTGTTAGGAGTGTTTTCATGGCAGAACAATATAACGTCGGTGATATCGTAGAAGGGAAGGTAACTGGTATTAAGCCTTTTGGCGCTTTCGTTGCAATTGACGACCAAAAGCAAGGTCTAGTTCACATTTCTGAAATCTCTCACGGCTACGTAAAAAATATCGAAGATCAACTTACTGTAGGAGACGAAGTAAAGGTCAAAATCCTTAACATTGAAGAAGGTTCAGGTAAGATCTCTCTTTCAATCCGTGCTACTCAGCCAAAACCTGAAAGACCGGAAAGAAAACCACGTCCAGCTGCACCAAGTGGCGGTGGCAACAAGAAGCAACAACAAACTTCTTCTCCACAGGGCTTCAACACGCTTGAAGACAAGCTTAAAGATTGGTTGAAAGAGTCTAACGACCGTCAAGCTCAGTTGAACAAACGTCTTAAGAAGTAATAAGACGAGAGAAGGCAGCCACATGGCTGCCTTCTTTTTTTTAAGTTGTTGCGCGATCGGGTTCATGTGAAAGCTCTTCAGTAGGCTTGAAAAGTAACGTTAGGCAATAAAGGCCGCTTAACCCAACAAGACCATATACAATTCGAGCAAGCGCAGCATTTTGCCCGCCGAAAATAGCAGCTACAAGGTCAAATTGGAAAAATCCAATGAGGCCCCAGTTGATTGCACCAATAATTACAAGTGCAAGTGCAACACGTTGTAATGTACTCATGAAACTACCTCCTTTTATTAGGAAACATAGCGATTCATTCATAAGATAACTCTACGAGCAATGCATTATACATTTTAAGGCAAAAAAGTTTGTCCAAACAGATTACTTTATTTTAAAAAAAGAATGAGGCATAATAAAGTGAAACTTCCAGTCAGAGAGGTCTTTTTATCCTCTCTGATGGTTGGTTGAACCAATCGGACCTTTAGGGGCAGTTAACCCCCACCTGAACGTCTTGATTTACTTACGTTATAAGGTGAGGTTTTTAACTGCGCCTTAAGGGTGGAATAAACGTGATTTGAAATGAAAGGGGACATTACAATGAATAATTTCACTTTCCAAAATCCAACTAAATTGATCTTCGGCAAAGGACAACTCGAAGCGCTGAAGAATGAAATTCCACAATACGGAAAAAAAGTCCTCGTAGTATATGGCGGAGGCAGCATTAAGAAAAACGGTGTTTATGATAGCGTTATGAACACATTAAAAGAAATCGACGCAGAAGTATTTGAACTTGGCGGAGTAGAACCGAATCCTCGCTTAACCACCGTTCATAAAGGTGTCGATATTTGTAAAGAAAACGATATTGATTTCATTCTTGCAGTAGGTGGTGGCAGTGTCATTGACTGCACGAAAGCTATTTCTGCAGGTGCTAAATACGACGGAGATGTATGGGACTTCGTAACGAAGAAAGCAGCACCAAAAGCAGCTGTTCCATTCGGTACAGTTCTAACTCTAGCAGCCACCGGTTCTGAAATGAATCCTGGTTCTGTTATCACTAATTGGGAAACAAAAGAGAAGTACGGCTGGGGGCACCCGCTTGTACACCCAAAATTCTCTATTCTTGATCCAGAGAATACGTACACTGTTCCTAAAAATCATACAGTCTACGGTATGGTTGACATGATGACTCACGTTCTTGAACAATATTTTCATCCGGAAACAAATACAGAGCTACAAGAAAACATGCAATTCTCTGTGCTTGAAACAGTGATGAACACAGCTCCAAAGCTTATTGAAGACATGGAGAACTACGATCACCGTGCGACAATCATGCTAAGCGGTACTGTAGCTCTTAACCAATCCCTACAGATGGGCGTTCGCGGTGACTGGGCATCTCACAACATCGAGCACGCGGTATCAGCTATCTATGATATCCCGCATGCTGGTGGTCTTGCGATCATCTTCCCGAACTGGATGAGACACAACCTTGAGGTGAACATTGATAAATTTAAGCGTCTTGCAGTTAAGGTTTTCGCTGTAAGTGAAGAAGGTAAAACAGATCGCGACATCGCGCTTGAAGGGATCGACAAGCTAAGTGCGTTCTGGAGCAGTCTTGGTGCACCAAAACGCCTTGCTGATTACGACATTGACGAAAGCCAGATTGACCTTATGGCTGACCGTGCAATGGCTAATGGCGCATTCGGTAACTTTAAGTCACTTGAGCGTGACGATGTAATCGCAATTTTGAAAGCTTCTCTATAAGAAGTGAGGACCGTTCCTTTGGAGCGGTCTTTTTTTAGATGAACCTGGGGTGTTTACGCAATGGATGACAGAACGGTTTAAACAGTCAAAGGAATTTTACTTTGATCTGATGGATTTTAAAAAGAAATATCGTCAGGTATACGCTTACATGGATCGGCGTTCTTGATTTCGAATACTTCTTCGGCTAAAGTTAAACTAGAGTGAAGAACAAAAAATGATAATTGGAGGCTAATTATGACTTCAAAAGTAAGTTTTGACTATTCAAAAGCATTGTCGTTTATTGGCGAGCATGAAGTAACATACATGGCAGACGCAGTAAAAGCTGCACACGAGGCATTACATAATCAAACAGGAGCAGGCAGCGATTTTCTCGGCTGGCTAACGCTTCCGCATGACTATGACAAAGAAGAATTCTCACGCATTCAGAAATCTGCTGAGAAAATCAAGTCAGATTCTGACGTTCTTCTTGTTGTAGGTATTGGTGGATCTTATTTAGGAGCTCGAGCAGCGATTGAAATGCTGAACCACTCCTTCTACAACGTATTAACGAAAGAAGAGCGCAAAACACCACAGGTCTTCTTCGTCGGGAATAACATTAGTTCCACTTACGTGAAAGATCTTTTCAGCGTACTTGAAGGAAAAGACGTTTCTGTTAATGTGATTTCGAAATCAGGTACAACTACTGAGCCTGCGATCGCATTCCGTATCTTCAGAAAGTTCCTTGAAGAAAAATACGGTGTTGAAGAAGCAAGAAGACGCATCTATGCAACAACAGACAAATCAAAAGGTGCACTGAAAACACTTGCAGACGAAGAAGGATACGAAAGCTTCGTGATTCCTGATGATGTTGGTGGACGTTATTCCGTTCTTACAGCCGTTGGACTTCTTCCTATCGCAGCGAGCGGAATTTCAATTGAAGAGATGATGAAGGGTGCTCAGGATGCTCAAGACGATTTAAACACATCTGACCTTGCTTCAAACCAGGCATATCAGTATGCAGCTGTTCGTAATGCTCTATACAATAAAGGTAAGAACATCGAGCTTCTTGTGAACTATGAGCCATCACTTCACTATTTCTCTGAATGGTGGAAGCAGCTCTTCGGTGAAAGTGAAGGAAAAGACAATAAAGGGCTATTCCCTGCTGCTGTTGACTTCTCAACAGATCTTCACTCAATGGGTCAATACGTCCAAGACGGACGTCGCAGCCTGTTTGAAACCGTATTGAACGTTGAGAAAGCACGTCATGAAATCACGATTGAAGAAGACGACAAGAATCTCGACAAGCTAAACTACCTTGCTGGCGAAACAATGGACTTTGTAAACCAGAAAGCGTTCGAAGGAACAATGCTTGCCCATACAGACGGTGATGTTCCAAACTTGATCGTTAACATTCCAGAAATGACACCATACCACTTCGGTTACCTTGCTTTCTTCTTTGAAAAAGCATGTGCGGTATCAGGTTACCTCCTTGGTGTGAATCCATTCGATCAGCCTGGTGTTGAAGCTTACAAGACGAACATGTTCGCGCTTCTAGGTAAACCAGGATTCGAAAAAGAAAAAGCTGAGCTTGAGGATCGCCTTAAATCTCACGAATAGAAGTTCAAAGAGAGTGCTGCGGCACTCTCTTTTCTATTTAAAGATAAGAAAGTATAAAATTCAGTGAAGTCTAGCTCCAGCGCCTACCCGCTCGAGGTCTTAAGCCAAGCCTCATTGTGGCTCGTCTTAAGCTTGACGCGGGTGAACAAGGCGCTTACGCTTTTCTTATCATGAAATCTCCCTGATTGGACACGATAAGCGTAGAACTACGTAAACAGGGAGGAAGCACCTATGATTCCAATGGACTCTGTGCTCAAAGGTAAAACGATCGAACTAAGCATTATGGAAGACAAGCTCCGTCAATTAGGATACAGCTATGGCGGCGGTTGGGAATATGACCACGGTTATTTTGACTATAAAATTGACGACGAAGATGGATACCTCTTTCTTAGGGTGCCAATTAAAGCCGTGAAAAAAGAGCTTGATGCGGATGGCGCAATCGTTAAAATCGGTCAGCCGTTCTTGCTCTCTCATATGTATCAGTCGGGTGTTGATCCAGAAGGTAATATCGGCAATATTTCAGCGTCATTTAATCAGTTCCAGGAACCTACAAATAAGGATGCCGAAATCGATGAAAAGTGGTTGAAGTTCGGTGAACGCCATGTGAAACATCTTGACGCAGCGCTCACTCCTTATGTGTGAATCACAAGCAATCGATCATCTGATTGAATCGTAAACGATGGGGATGGATTCATCACGAGGTCATTCCCTCTTTTTACACCAATCATCAGAATGTCTTTTTCGTTCAGTCGCTGTGCTACATCACAAAAAGAAACCTCACTAAACGTTTCTGCACTCATAAAATCCAGCTGATTTGGCTTTAAATGTGTCAGCATTTCTAGAAGCGTCGTTGAAAGCCCATGCGAGAAAACACTATTGGTCATCACCGTACTGAGTAGATGAGCACTCTCTATAATCTCATCTGCACCTGCACGTTTAGCGTTCACAATTTGTTCAGGGGAGAGGATCTCCACAATTGTGTAGACGGAAGGATTAATTCCTTTTATCGTTAAAAGCGTCAGAATCGATTGCATATCCACTTCAATCTCACTTTTATATTGATCAGCAGTAATCAGAACTGTCTGAGCGTCTCTGACATTCGCACTTCTTAATGTACTGTCCTCACCTGGGCTTCCTTTGATAAAATGGATCCCTTCTTTTTGAAGGGGATTCTCAGTAAGCGAGTTGTCGATTAGCACAACAGACCGTTCCGGTTGATTGGAAAGGAGAGCCTTAATGGTATGTCTGCTTCTAGAATTCCAGCCTACGACAACCACATGATTACTACGATCATACCGACGCTCGCCCCGGCCGAGTGCCCCTTGTGTCATAACAAAGGTGGAAGCGAGCCTTGCCATATAAAAAGTCATAAAACCAGCACCGAACATAATATAGACCATTGCCAGCGCTTTTCCTGCCGTTGTCTCAGGGGATACATCCCCATAGCCGATTGTAGAAGCCGTCACTATCGCAAACCAGATTCCTTCAAAAACGCTTGGAAACACTTTTGGCTCAACCGTATGCATCACAAACCCCATTGCGATAAGGATCAGTACAATTAATACGCCAAGTTGTAATACTGGTGGGTAGCGCGATATATAATAAACTACGTCCCGTAATCTCAAAACAAACCGCTCCTTTCTCCATTCCCATTATGCCCACGAATGATTGGAAAAAACCACCACGTGTGTGATCAAAGACAGCAGGGTATAGAAAGGATATGACTGTTTAAAAAGGGTGAAGAAACATGAGAGCACTATCATCATTCCTCGTATCGCTCGTACGCCTGATCTTCGGCATCATCGAAGCGATTCTCGGAATTCGTATATTGCTGAAACTATTCAGCGCAAACTCTGCTGCGCCATTCGTGCAATGGATCTACGACACATCAGCACCACTACTATATCCGTTTCGAAACATCTTCCCAACAACTGAATTCAGCGGTGGATTTGTCGTCGAATTCTCGGCGGTCTTTGCACTGATTGTGTATAGTATTATTGGGTCATTGATTGTAAGGTTTGTGGCGATGGGGTTAGGTTCAGGTAAGGAGAGAAGATAGGAAGAGGAGAGACGCTGGGGACAGCGTTTCTTACTTTTGTGTGTCTAGCTTCAATAACCAGGCCCACGAGACACTTCACCAATCAATCGGAATACAAAGACAGTGTTCAGTTTAGATGGTTCCAGCGCTTTTAGGATCTAAACGGTCACTTCCGTATTTCTTGTAAAAAATAGTTGCCGTTCACATAATTGCTGTGATAAAATAAATCTTGTCGACAGGAAATCGCTGTCATTATACGGGGCATTAGCTCAGCTGGGAGAGCGCTACACTGGCAGTGTAGAGGTCAGCGGTTCGAGCCCGCTATGCTCCATCTTAAAAACCCTTGTGTATCAAGGGTTTTTCTTGTGTGTGCAATTTTGTATACACACCACAATTATTAGGTTGTTGACGATTTGTTGACCAAATTTTTATTTGGAGCATATTTATCAAATTGACTTGCAGTTTGCGTAGCTCTTTTTTTAGAAATATGTCCATAGATATCTGAAGTGATTTTCGAACTTGAATGACGAGCACGTTTCTGAATGGCTGGTAAATTCACGTTGTCTTCTTCCATTAAAAGAGCGACCATGCTATGGCGTAAGTCATGAAGACGAATTTTTTTCAATTTGTATTTCTCAACTATTCGACTCCATTTTGTTGTAGGCGTTGTAAAATAGAGAGGACTTCCTAATCCTTTATGAAAAAGATACTGGTGATCGTTCCCTTCCCAATATTCAGCTGCACTTTCTTTTTCATTTAGCCACTCAACTTTATACTCTTTCAATAAATCCATGTACCACTCAGGCATAACGACTGATGCTTTAGATGATTTCGTTTTGGGATCCTTTATAATAGGTTGACCGTTTTCGCTACCTACAATGTTATTTATAATTTCTATTTCATTAGTATCAAATAAGATGTTAGACCACTCAAGAGCTGTTAATTCTCCTCGTCTAAATCCGCCAAATAAAGCTCCTAAAAAATACACACGCCACATCAGTGATTCCTGGTTCAAAGCTTCAAATACTTCTCCAAGATCTTCACTAGTGTAATACCTCATTTCTCTTTGTTTGACTGCTGGCTTTTTAATGCCAGTCATCGGATTATCTTTAATAATACGCCACTCGTATGCTCTGTTAAATACATTACAAAGCGCATCATAAAATTTCCGAATAGAATCAGATGAGAGTTTACCTGGACGTCCGTCTTTTCTTTCATTCTCGCCGGTTGCTTTATCATCTAAAAACCGTATGATTTGAATTGTTTTAATATCTCCAATTCTTTTAGCTCCAAACACAGGGAGGATGTGACTACGTAGAGAGCTCATATAGTTTTTAACAACAGTGGGGGATAATTCTTTAATTGCATAACGCTTGTACCATTCCTGAACGAAGTCACTAAACAAGTTTTTGTTAGGAGCAATATATTCACCCGCCTCAATTTCAATCTGGAATTTTGCCAGCTCCTGTTGTAAGAAATTTTCTAATTTGCGTTTCGTTTTTAATAAAGGTGGATCAGTGACCCGTATTGTCTTGGTACGTTTTTTACGCTTACCTTTAGCATCATATCCTGCTTCTACCACCAACAGAAAAGAATTCTCTCCCCGTCTTTGGTAACTTCCCATATTAAATACCTCCCATTAAAATTTTAATAATAGAAATGAGTAATATGATCGGTACTATGTGTTGGTTTAATATTTTATTAAACTGTGCAAAACGCTTTTTAATTAGCTCAAAATCCTTTAGGTCTAGTTCCTAAAGGTGAAAGATTCCTTGACGATTCATCAAATTGTGATTCATTGCTATCTTTTTTTAGCTTATGTTACGATTAAAAATTTCAATTTTCTAAAACAGTTGTTGTATTATGAGGGACTTTGTTACTTTTAACATTCTTTATATCATTATACGAACGAAAGTTCTTGGTATCAATTAAGATTAAATTAAACTCAAAAAGTTGCGAAAATAAAGCTTTAAAAAGAAAAGTAACGCACGATAGAAGCTTAGAAAGGAAGGAGGATTAAAGTCTAAACATATAATTTCTAATTTATTCCAATGAAAAGCGGATTCTTGGAAGAGTAATTGTAATATTTAATCCATAAAAGGGCGCAAATTGTTGAGGAAGATATTTTAGATCATAGAGGTGAGGATTGGACTTATCGCTCTCTTTTTAAAAAACAGTTATTCCAATAATTTTCAGTATTTTGCGACTCTTGTTGATATTTAATGGTACTATGATAATAGGTAATTTTACCAAATAATTGGTTGGTTGGTAGGTGAAATATATGAGTCAACACTCAGCAGATGCTTCGCTTTTAGGTTATT harbors:
- a CDS encoding iron-containing alcohol dehydrogenase, which codes for MNNFTFQNPTKLIFGKGQLEALKNEIPQYGKKVLVVYGGGSIKKNGVYDSVMNTLKEIDAEVFELGGVEPNPRLTTVHKGVDICKENDIDFILAVGGGSVIDCTKAISAGAKYDGDVWDFVTKKAAPKAAVPFGTVLTLAATGSEMNPGSVITNWETKEKYGWGHPLVHPKFSILDPENTYTVPKNHTVYGMVDMMTHVLEQYFHPETNTELQENMQFSVLETVMNTAPKLIEDMENYDHRATIMLSGTVALNQSLQMGVRGDWASHNIEHAVSAIYDIPHAGGLAIIFPNWMRHNLEVNIDKFKRLAVKVFAVSEEGKTDRDIALEGIDKLSAFWSSLGAPKRLADYDIDESQIDLMADRAMANGAFGNFKSLERDDVIAILKASL
- the yugI gene encoding S1 domain-containing post-transcriptional regulator GSP13, which translates into the protein MAEQYNVGDIVEGKVTGIKPFGAFVAIDDQKQGLVHISEISHGYVKNIEDQLTVGDEVKVKILNIEEGSGKISLSIRATQPKPERPERKPRPAAPSGGGNKKQQQTSSPQGFNTLEDKLKDWLKESNDRQAQLNKRLKK
- a CDS encoding tyrosine-type recombinase/integrase, whose translation is MGSYQRRGENSFLLVVEAGYDAKGKRKKRTKTIRVTDPPLLKTKRKLENFLQQELAKFQIEIEAGEYIAPNKNLFSDFVQEWYKRYAIKELSPTVVKNYMSSLRSHILPVFGAKRIGDIKTIQIIRFLDDKATGENERKDGRPGKLSSDSIRKFYDALCNVFNRAYEWRIIKDNPMTGIKKPAVKQREMRYYTSEDLGEVFEALNQESLMWRVYFLGALFGGFRRGELTALEWSNILFDTNEIEIINNIVGSENGQPIIKDPKTKSSKASVVMPEWYMDLLKEYKVEWLNEKESAAEYWEGNDHQYLFHKGLGSPLYFTTPTTKWSRIVEKYKLKKIRLHDLRHSMVALLMEEDNVNLPAIQKRARHSSSKITSDIYGHISKKRATQTASQFDKYAPNKNLVNKSSTT
- a CDS encoding glucose-6-phosphate isomerase; translated protein: MTSKVSFDYSKALSFIGEHEVTYMADAVKAAHEALHNQTGAGSDFLGWLTLPHDYDKEEFSRIQKSAEKIKSDSDVLLVVGIGGSYLGARAAIEMLNHSFYNVLTKEERKTPQVFFVGNNISSTYVKDLFSVLEGKDVSVNVISKSGTTTEPAIAFRIFRKFLEEKYGVEEARRRIYATTDKSKGALKTLADEEGYESFVIPDDVGGRYSVLTAVGLLPIAASGISIEEMMKGAQDAQDDLNTSDLASNQAYQYAAVRNALYNKGKNIELLVNYEPSLHYFSEWWKQLFGESEGKDNKGLFPAAVDFSTDLHSMGQYVQDGRRSLFETVLNVEKARHEITIEEDDKNLDKLNYLAGETMDFVNQKAFEGTMLAHTDGDVPNLIVNIPEMTPYHFGYLAFFFEKACAVSGYLLGVNPFDQPGVEAYKTNMFALLGKPGFEKEKAELEDRLKSHE
- a CDS encoding potassium channel family protein; the protein is MRLRDVVYYISRYPPVLQLGVLIVLILIAMGFVMHTVEPKVFPSVFEGIWFAIVTASTIGYGDVSPETTAGKALAMVYIMFGAGFMTFYMARLASTFVMTQGALGRGERRYDRSNHVVVVGWNSRSRHTIKALLSNQPERSVVLIDNSLTENPLQKEGIHFIKGSPGEDSTLRSANVRDAQTVLITADQYKSEIEVDMQSILTLLTIKGINPSVYTIVEILSPEQIVNAKRAGADEIIESAHLLSTVMTNSVFSHGLSTTLLEMLTHLKPNQLDFMSAETFSEVSFCDVAQRLNEKDILMIGVKRGNDLVMNPSPSFTIQSDDRLLVIHT
- a CDS encoding YggT family protein — translated: MRALSSFLVSLVRLIFGIIEAILGIRILLKLFSANSAAPFVQWIYDTSAPLLYPFRNIFPTTEFSGGFVVEFSAVFALIVYSIIGSLIVRFVAMGLGSGKERR
- a CDS encoding DUF378 domain-containing protein, translated to MSTLQRVALALVIIGAINWGLIGFFQFDLVAAIFGGQNAALARIVYGLVGLSGLYCLTLLFKPTEELSHEPDRATT
- a CDS encoding YugN-like family protein, producing the protein MIPMDSVLKGKTIELSIMEDKLRQLGYSYGGGWEYDHGYFDYKIDDEDGYLFLRVPIKAVKKELDADGAIVKIGQPFLLSHMYQSGVDPEGNIGNISASFNQFQEPTNKDAEIDEKWLKFGERHVKHLDAALTPYV